Below is a window of bacterium DNA.
GATTTGAATTTAAAATTATCTGATACGTATCAAAAGCAATCCTTAATTCTTCATTTGTTGGAATGACAAAAACCTTAATTAAAGAATTATCTTTACTTATTTCCCCTTCTTTTCCAAATACCTTCTCATTTTTCTCATCATCTATAATAATTCCAAAAAACTCCATATTCTCCAATGATTTTTTCCTGACAAGTGGGACATTTTCTCCAATACCTCCAGTAAAAACAATAGCGTCAATTTTACCAAGGACAGCCATATAACTTCCAATGTATTTTTTCAATCTATAACAGAACATATCAATTGCAAGTGTAACTTTTTCATTTTTATTGTAAAGGGGTAATAAATTCCTGAAATCATTAGAAATCTCTGAAATTCCAAGTAATCCACTTTTTTTGTTTAATATTTCACTAACTTCTGAAATTTTTAAATTTAATCCTTCTAAAAGATAAAGAATAACTCCGGCATCTATATCTCCACATCTTGTACCCATTATAAGACCCTCAAGTGGCGTAAGTCCCATACTGGTATCAAAAGACCTCCCATTTTTCACTGCTGTTACACTGCATCCATTGCCAAGATGACAGGTAATCACATTTATATCGTATTTCCCCTTACCCATAATTTCAGATGTTCTTCTTGCAACATATCTGTGAGAAATTCCATGAAATCCATATTTTCTTATTTTATGTTTTTCATAAAAACTATAAGGAATTGCATAAAGATTTGCAATTTTTGGTATTGTGGTATGAAAAGCTGTATCAAAAGCAGCAACCTGAATACTCTCGGGAAAAATTTCTATACATCCCTTTATTCCTGCTAAATTATGTGGATTGTGTAGAGGTGCAAGAAAAATATAATCTTCAATTTTTTTTATTACATTTTCATCAACTTCAACACTTTTTTCAAATCCCTCTCCTCCATGAACAACCCTGTGTCCAATTCCTTTTATTTCTCTAATATCTTCTATTTCGTTCTCAAGCAATGTTTTTGCAATAAGTTCAATCCCTTTTTGATGTGTTTCTATTTTTAATTGCTTCTCTATTTTTATCTTTCCACTGTATTTAAAAATAGAAATTTCTTCACCAATTTTTTCCACACTTCCATAAGAAATAAGATTTTCTTCAGGCATCTCAAACAATTTAAACTTTATAGAAGAACTCCCACAATTTATAACAAGAATTTTCATTATTTTTTAAGATATTCTTTAATAAAATCAACTGCTTTAGCAACTGTCTTTACTTCAAGAGCTTTCTCTTCATCCATTTCTATACCAAATTCTTCTTCAAAAGCAGCAACAAGTTCTAAACTCTGAACACTCTCCGCTCCAAGGTCTTCTACAAATCTATCCTCAAGTCTTATTTTATCTGTATCAACCCCAAGGACTTCAGAAATAACTTTTTTCACCCTTTCAATTATTTCAACATCATTCATTTTCCCTCCTATTTTGAAATTTTTCTACTTTTTTCAATATGTATTTTTCTCTCTGCCTCTGTCATTTCGTAAACTTTTCTTATCACTGTTTCTTCAGAAGATAAAAGAATCCTGTTTCTCCTTTCCATTGCAATTTTAGCTGTCTTTAAAGAATAATCTACTCCATATCCCTTCATAAATTTCCCGCTCACGAACCATACAAATGAAGGAAAATATTTTGGAAGAATATTATCTGCTGTTATATTACACATTATTCCAACTATTGTTCCTGTATTAAAAAATGTACCTATGCTTGTTTTGGTATGATCTCCAATAAAAGAACCAACTTTTAATTCTCCTGTATCTGTGGGCTTTCCATTTAAATATACACTCACATTTGAATAATCATTTTTTAAATCACTGTTAGTAGTTAAAGCACCAAGATTTACAAACTCTCCTACATAACTGTGTCCAATAAAACCATCATGGTACTTATTAGAATAAGAATGAAAAATACTTTCTTCAACTTCTCCCCCAATTCTACAAACAGGACCAAAACTATTTCCCTCTCTTATTTTCGCACCGGGCATAATCTGTGTTTTCTCTCCTATATAAGAAGGACCAATAATTACTGAAAATGGGAAAATTTTTACTCCTTCATCTATATATACAGGTCCTTCACTTGCATCAATAACTACAAAAGGATAAACTTCTGCAGTTTGAGCAACAAAAACATCTTTTTCTGAACCATAAACACATGCTTTTTCAGAAAATTTTCCTGAAATTCCTCTTTTATTTATTTTATTAAATTCAAATTTTATCAATTTAGAATTATGATGAACAAGATTCCATGGAAATCTAATGATAGTAAAGTCAGTGTCCTCTTTTTTTACGTTACTTATCAAAATTTTCAAAAAATCATTTATATTTCCATTCCAGTACTTATTCACACTCTCTTTTTTTAGTAAACCATAAACAATTTCTCCATTACTTAAATATACTCTTTCCTCTTTTAAATTCAATTCGACTCTCCTATCAATTAACCACCTCCCATTAACAATCAGAACATCATCTTTCAAAAAATCTTCTTCATTTACTTTATAATTAAATTTTTCCTTACAGAGTTCTTTTAAATAATCTCTAACCCATAAAATTACTTCTCCTTCAGGTAAAATAGAAATAATTTTTTCAAGGATAGAATTAAAACCACATCTTAATTCAAAAACTGCTTTTAAATATGAAATTGGTGTGAGATTAATCCAATTTTCATCCTCATAAATTAATATTTTCATTTTACCTCCTGTCTTTTAACTCATTAAACAGGTAATAACAGTTGTAACAATTATATCCTTCACTTTTGCTCCTCTTGAAAGGTCACTGACTGGTTTTGAAAAACCCTGTAAAATGGGACCATATGCCTGAGCATTTCCCAGATACTGGGTAATTTTATAAGCGATATTACCAGAATTTAAATCTGGAAAAATTAAAACATTTGCTTTACCCGCTACAGGTGAAAACTCTTTTACCTTTCTCTTAGCCACTTCCTCGTTTATGGCTGAATCAACCTGCAATTCGCCGTCAATATCAAATTCTCTATTTTTTTCTTTTGCTATCTTCACTGCTTTTTGAACTTTCTCCACCAATGGATGAGAAGCAGAACCTTTTGTTGAAAAGGAAAGAAAAGCAATTTTAGGATTTTCGCCCATCAATTTTTTATAATTTAATCCAGTTGTTATTCCTATTTCTGCAAGTTGATTTTCATCAGGAGAGATGTTAACTGCACAATCTGCAAAAAAATAAATTTTTCCATCAGGTAAAACCATTATAAAGAAACTTGAAGTTGTTTTTATCCCCTCAAGATATCCAACTGTTAATGCTGCTGATTGTATAACATTTGCAGTGGTATTAGTAGCACCGGCAATCATAGAATCACAATTCCCTGTATCCACAAGTAAACCGCCAAATATAAGTGGTCTTCTCACTATTTTTTCCGCCACATTTTTATTTATATTTTTTCTTTTTTCACAATATCTATCTACAAGAATCCCAAATAATTCTGAATTTTCAGGGTCAATTATTTCTATTTCTGAAAGATTTGTAATCCCAAGGTTTTCACCTGTTTGAAAAATTTTCTCTTTATTACCCAGAAGAACAGGATTTACTATTCTTTCCTTTTTCAATTCAGAAGCAGATAATAAAATTCTTTCATCTTCCCCTTCAGGGAAAACAACTTTTTTATTCAAACCTTTAACTCTTTCAATAAATTCCTGTATTTTATCCATTTCTTTTTCTATTTTAAATTATCAGAATAACTTTATCCCTATTTTTCTTTCGGCTTCATATGCAAATCTATAATATTCTTTTCTGCTTAATTTACTTGCTGCTTCTTCATCCAGAATAACTGTAACTTTAGGATGTAATTGTAATACAGAAGCCGTAATCTGAGAAGTTATTGGTCCTTCAATTGCTTTTGCAACAACTTCTGCCTTTTTAATTCCATTTGCCAAAAATATTATTTCTTTTGCTTCAAGAATAGTTCCCACTCCCATTGTTAGGGCAAATCTTGGAACATCTTCAACTTTTTCAAAAAATCTGGAGTTATCTTTTATTGTCTGCTCATCAAGAGCAACCAATCTTGTTCTTGAATAAATAGAAGAACCTGGTTCATTAAAACCAATATGTCCATCCCCTCCTATTCCGAGAACCTGTAAGTCAATGCCTCCTGCTTTTTTAATCATCTCTTCATAACTTTTACAGTATTCCTCTATTTTATCGATAGAAATTTTTCCATCAGGTACATGCGTATTTTCTTTTTTTATATTTATACCATTGAATAAATTAACATCCATAAAGTATCTATAACTCTGAGGATGTTCTGGAGAAAGTCCATAATACTCATCAAGATTGAAGGTAATAACATTAGAAAAATCAAGATTTTCTTCTTTATGTATCCTTATAAGTTCTTGATACAGTCCAATAGGAGTACTACCTGTAGCAAGTCCCAAAACACAGTTTGGTTTTTTCTTTATAAGGTCTTTTACTATTTTTGCTGCTTCCTTACTCATTTCTTCATAACTCTTCGTTATTATCACTCTCATCTTTCCTCCTTTTTTTATCTTTAAAACTTTCACCTAATTGTTTCATACCAAGTGAAATCTTTTTATTTTCCGGGTCTATTTCAAGTATCATAAGTTCAACTTTTTGTCCTTTTCTTAAAACTTCAGAGGGATGCTTAATTGGTGTATCTGAAATATTTGAAATGTGTAAAAGTCCATCTATACCCTTTTCTATTTCAACAAAAGCACCAAAATCTGTTATGTGATAAACCTTACCTGTAACAATAGTTCCAACAGGATACTTTTTTTCAATTTCTGGCCAAGGATTTGGTTCAAGTTGTCTTAAGCTGAAAGAGATTTTCTGTTCTTCTTTTTTAATATCTATAACTTTTACTTTTAATGTATCTCCTGTAGCCACAACCTCTGACGGATGTTTTATTCTTCCTGTCCATGAAAGTTCAGAAATATGTAAGAGTCCTTCAACGCCTTCTTCAAGTTTAATAAATACACCGTACTCAGTAATATTAACAACTTTACCTTCTACAATTGAACCAACAGGATATTTTTCCTCTACTTTATCCCATGGATTTTGAGTTTTTTGCTTTAATCCAAAAGAAACAACCTGTTTTTCAAAATTTATATCAAGAACAACAACTTCCACCTTTTCACCAATACTTAGAAGTTGAGATGGATGACTAATTCTTCCCCAACTCATATCGTTTATATGAAGAAGTCCAACGACTTCATGCTCTATTTCTATAAAAGCACCATAATCAACTATATTTTTTACAACGCCTTTAACCAGTTGATTTTTACTTAAACTTTTTAAATACTCTATTTTTTGTCTTTCTTTTTCTTCTTCCAGATACTGTTTCCTTGACACAACAACATTTTTTCTTAAAGAATCAAATTTCAAAATTTTAAAAAATGTTTTCATGCCAACATATTCATTTGGATTTTTAATAGGAACTATATCTGTCTGAGAAGAAGGTAAAAATGCTGTTACACCAATATCTACTCTATACCCACCCTTAACCCTTTTAAATATAACGCCCTCAACAGGAACATTATTTTTAAATTTTTCTTCCAGTTGTTCCCAGTACAACATAATATCTGCTTTTTCCTTAGATAATGGAATAAGTCCGTTTGAATCAGGGTCAAGAGATTCAATAACCACATAAACTTCTTCGCCTTTCTTTAATTCATTTCCCCTACCTTTAAACTCTTCTTTTGAAGTTACACCCTCTGATTTAAAACCAATATCAATAATAACTTCTTCATTTAAAATATCCACCACTCTTCCCTTAATCAATGAACCTGGTTTAAAACTTGCTATTTTTTCTTCTAAAACTTTATTAACATTTTCTTTTACCATTTATGGTACCTCCTTGTACCCTATTTTTTTAAAATATTCAATTACTTTTCTTATAAAAAAATTAGGCGTTGAAGTTCCTGAAACAATTCCTATATTTTTAAAATCACTGAATTTTATTTTACTTAAATCTGCGAATTTTTCAATAAAAAAAGTATTCTTACATTCTTTTTTACATATTTTAAAAAGTTTTTTAGTATTAGAACTTTCTTTTCCCCCAAGAATAAAAACTGCATCAGATGATTTTGCTATTTCAACACCTTCTTTTTCTCTCTCTTCAGTAATTTTACAGATTGTATTTAAAACAAGTATCTTATTTGATTCAACCATTTTAACAATATCTTTTACAATCTCAAAGTAATAATTAAAATTTAAAGTTGTTTGACTTACTACAGCGACTTTTTTCCCTCTAAAATATTTATATTTTAACAAATCTTCTTTACTTTCTATTACTTTTATATTTCTTCCGTATCCTTTTATTCCCAAAACTTCTGGATGACTTTTATTCCCAACAATTAAAATATTATAACCTGTATTGCTCAAATTTTCAACTAAATAATGAATTTTTTTTACAAATGGGCAGGTCATATCATAAATTTCCAGATTTGATTTTTTTAATTTTTCTATTTCTTTTTTAGCAAGTCCGTGAGACCTTATTAAAAAATATTTTCCTTTAATTTCGCTTACAGAATTGAAAACTTTTAAACCTTTTAACTTAAGATTCTCCATTACCAGTGGGTTGTGAACAATATCTCCAACCGTAGAAAGTGATTTCAATTTTTCAAGCAATTTTTCTGTTGTCTCAACAGCCCTTTTAACACCGAAACAAAATCCGATATTTTTTGCAACAATTAGTCTTTTCATTTCAGTGTTTTAATTATTTCTATTACTTTTTCACTAATTTCCTCATAACTTTCTTTTTCAAAATAAACAGGATTACCAACTATTACTTCTATTTTTTTTAGTCTTATAAATTTACTGTTTCTCGGAAGTGCTTTATCTGTTCCTTTTAATCTTACAGGAACAACAGGAACATTACTTTTAATTGCAAGGAAACCAACCCCTGGTTTCCCTTCTTTTATCAATCCATCTTTACTTCTTGTTCCTTCAGGGAAAATAACAAGTCCTTCTCCTT
It encodes the following:
- a CDS encoding acetate kinase; the protein is MKILVINCGSSSIKFKLFEMPEENLISYGSVEKIGEEISIFKYSGKIKIEKQLKIETHQKGIELIAKTLLENEIEDIREIKGIGHRVVHGGEGFEKSVEVDENVIKKIEDYIFLAPLHNPHNLAGIKGCIEIFPESIQVAAFDTAFHTTIPKIANLYAIPYSFYEKHKIRKYGFHGISHRYVARRTSEIMGKGKYDINVITCHLGNGCSVTAVKNGRSFDTSMGLTPLEGLIMGTRCGDIDAGVILYLLEGLNLKISEVSEILNKKSGLLGISEISNDFRNLLPLYNKNEKVTLAIDMFCYRLKKYIGSYMAVLGKIDAIVFTGGIGENVPLVRKKSLENMEFFGIIIDDEKNEKVFGKEGEISKDNSLIKVFVIPTNEELRIAFDTYQIILNSNLNQ
- the acpP gene encoding acyl carrier protein; this encodes MNDVEIIERVKKVISEVLGVDTDKIRLEDRFVEDLGAESVQSLELVAAFEEEFGIEMDEEKALEVKTVAKAVDFIKEYLKK
- a CDS encoding putative sugar nucleotidyl transferase, translated to MKILIYEDENWINLTPISYLKAVFELRCGFNSILEKIISILPEGEVILWVRDYLKELCKEKFNYKVNEEDFLKDDVLIVNGRWLIDRRVELNLKEERVYLSNGEIVYGLLKKESVNKYWNGNINDFLKILISNVKKEDTDFTIIRFPWNLVHHNSKLIKFEFNKINKRGISGKFSEKACVYGSEKDVFVAQTAEVYPFVVIDASEGPVYIDEGVKIFPFSVIIGPSYIGEKTQIMPGAKIREGNSFGPVCRIGGEVEESIFHSYSNKYHDGFIGHSYVGEFVNLGALTTNSDLKNDYSNVSVYLNGKPTDTGELKVGSFIGDHTKTSIGTFFNTGTIVGIMCNITADNILPKYFPSFVWFVSGKFMKGYGVDYSLKTAKIAMERRNRILLSSEETVIRKVYEMTEAERKIHIEKSRKISK
- the pta gene encoding phosphate acetyltransferase; translation: MDKIQEFIERVKGLNKKVVFPEGEDERILLSASELKKERIVNPVLLGNKEKIFQTGENLGITNLSEIEIIDPENSELFGILVDRYCEKRKNINKNVAEKIVRRPLIFGGLLVDTGNCDSMIAGATNTTANVIQSAALTVGYLEGIKTTSSFFIMVLPDGKIYFFADCAVNISPDENQLAEIGITTGLNYKKLMGENPKIAFLSFSTKGSASHPLVEKVQKAVKIAKEKNREFDIDGELQVDSAINEEVAKRKVKEFSPVAGKANVLIFPDLNSGNIAYKITQYLGNAQAYGPILQGFSKPVSDLSRGAKVKDIIVTTVITCLMS
- the nagB gene encoding glucosamine-6-phosphate deaminase — translated: MRVIITKSYEEMSKEAAKIVKDLIKKKPNCVLGLATGSTPIGLYQELIRIHKEENLDFSNVITFNLDEYYGLSPEHPQSYRYFMDVNLFNGINIKKENTHVPDGKISIDKIEEYCKSYEEMIKKAGGIDLQVLGIGGDGHIGFNEPGSSIYSRTRLVALDEQTIKDNSRFFEKVEDVPRFALTMGVGTILEAKEIIFLANGIKKAEVVAKAIEGPITSQITASVLQLHPKVTVILDEEAASKLSRKEYYRFAYEAERKIGIKLF
- a CDS encoding 30S ribosomal protein S1, translated to MVKENVNKVLEEKIASFKPGSLIKGRVVDILNEEVIIDIGFKSEGVTSKEEFKGRGNELKKGEEVYVVIESLDPDSNGLIPLSKEKADIMLYWEQLEEKFKNNVPVEGVIFKRVKGGYRVDIGVTAFLPSSQTDIVPIKNPNEYVGMKTFFKILKFDSLRKNVVVSRKQYLEEEKERQKIEYLKSLSKNQLVKGVVKNIVDYGAFIEIEHEVVGLLHINDMSWGRISHPSQLLSIGEKVEVVVLDINFEKQVVSFGLKQKTQNPWDKVEEKYPVGSIVEGKVVNITEYGVFIKLEEGVEGLLHISELSWTGRIKHPSEVVATGDTLKVKVIDIKKEEQKISFSLRQLEPNPWPEIEKKYPVGTIVTGKVYHITDFGAFVEIEKGIDGLLHISNISDTPIKHPSEVLRKGQKVELMILEIDPENKKISLGMKQLGESFKDKKRRKDESDNNEEL
- the ispH gene encoding 4-hydroxy-3-methylbut-2-enyl diphosphate reductase, producing the protein MKRLIVAKNIGFCFGVKRAVETTEKLLEKLKSLSTVGDIVHNPLVMENLKLKGLKVFNSVSEIKGKYFLIRSHGLAKKEIEKLKKSNLEIYDMTCPFVKKIHYLVENLSNTGYNILIVGNKSHPEVLGIKGYGRNIKVIESKEDLLKYKYFRGKKVAVVSQTTLNFNYYFEIVKDIVKMVESNKILVLNTICKITEEREKEGVEIAKSSDAVFILGGKESSNTKKLFKICKKECKNTFFIEKFADLSKIKFSDFKNIGIVSGTSTPNFFIRKVIEYFKKIGYKEVP